From Gracilimonas sp.:
GTTGCTCAACTACAAAGAGCATTGATAAATTATTTCATCAATGAAGCAGGAAAGGCAGGATATACCGAGCTTCAGGCTCCTTATTTTGTGAATGAAGACTCAGCGAGAGGAACAGGACAGATTCCCGATAAGGAAGACATGATGTATGTGATTCCCCGGGATGAGTTTTTTACGATTCCAACGGCTGAAGTGCCGGTTACAAACTTCCATCGTGATGAGATTATTGAACTAAAAGAGCTGCCGCTGAAATATGTCTGCCATACTCCCTGTTGGAGACGGGAAGCCGGTTCATACGGAAAAGACGTTCGTGGATTGAACAGGCTGCATCAGTTTGATAAAGTGGAACTGGTGAAAATTGTAAAACCGGAAGATTCTTATGATGAACTGGAAAGCCTGCGGGAACATGCCGAAAAACTGCTCGAAGCACTGGAACTTCCATACCGCACTTTGTTAATGTGCACCGGCGATATGGGTTTCACTCAGAGTAAAAAATATGATATTGAGGTATGGAGTCCGGGCCAACAGCGCTGGCTGGAAGTGAGTTCATGCTCTAATTTTGAAAGTTTCCAGGCACGCCGGATGCAACTCCGCTACCGAAAAGATGAAAATGAAATTGAGACGCTGCACACGCTGAACGGATCGGGTCTGGCATTACCGCGTGTTGTTTCAGCAATTTTGGAGGCTTACCAGGAAGAGAATGGGAAGGTCAGAGTGCCTGAGGTGCTGAAGCCATTTATCGGAAGGGATTATTTGTAGAGTAGCAGGTATTTAGCTTCTTTAATTATTGTTTTTCTTAGTCAGCCAAACGATTCCCCAAACCAAACCTACCAGGGCTAATGCAATCCCAAAGCCTCCGAGGAATGCATACAGTAAATAGGGCAGAATAATACTGATAATGATACCGGTGATGGCTTTAAGAGGAGAGGCGGCTACAGCTGAAGCTCCAAGCAATGATTTAAAAAGTCGGGCCAATCGTGCTAACATGGGATGAGTTTTGGTTCAAAGGTTTAGCAAGGTACGTCCGGGGTAGGGAAAAGATTCATTTTCAGTGAGCAGTGAGCAGTGAGCAGTGAGCAGTGCAGTTTTTTATACAAAAGAGATCAATTTTGGAGTTATTCCATTAAATCACAAGTTACTGTCAACTGTCAACTGTCAACTGTCAACTGTCAACTGTCAACTGTCAACTGTCAACTGTCAACTGTCAACTGTCAAGCTACCGCATGAATCTCGGTTTCGTCAAAGTTGAGAAGGAGTTCCAGTATAGGATCCATCTCATCGTGTTCCATAAGCTGCATCCGTAAATTCTTTCCGTTACGTACGCCTTTCAGGTACTGCCCGTAGTGTTTTTTCATGATGATGACCCCATATCGCTCACCGTGTTGTTGAACGGAAAGGCGTAATTGTTCTGCACAGAGCTCAACACGTTGACGAACGGTTGGTTCCGGAAGTAGCTCCCCGGTTTCCAGGTAATGTCGGGTTTGTTCAAAAATCCATGGGTTGCCAATAGCTCCCCGGCCAATCATTACGCCGTCAACTCCTGTTTCCTCAAACATTTTTTTTGCGAGCTCGGGAGAAGTCACATCTCCATTCCCAATGATGGGAATTTCGAGTCCGGGTGTATTTTTAAGTTTCTTCAGCCAGTCCCACCGGGCATCCCCTTTGTATTTTTGGGAGCGAGTGCGGGCATGAACCGTAAGGGCTTTAACACCAAGTTTTTGAAGCATCAGGGCCACTTCCTGGATTTTGATGGTGTTGTCATCCCATCCCAGTCGGGTTTTAACAGTAACCGGCCGGTCTTGGACGGCATCAACCACGGTACCGGCCATTCGTTCCATCATGGCAAGATCTTTCAGGCAGCCGGCTCCGGCTCCTTTTTTCACAATCTTATAAACCGGGCATCCAAAATTGATATCGACCAGGTCAGGATTTTGATCAACAGCCACTTTTGCTGCTCCTTCCATCGCTTCCTCACGTCCGCCAAAAATCTGAACACCAAACGGACGTTCCATTTCTTCGAAATCCATTTTCTGCATGGCAATATCAGAAGCCCGGATAATGGCTTCTGAACTGATGAATTCCGTGAAGACAATATCTGCTCCTTTACGTCGGCAGAGCTGTCGGAACGGGGAATCCGTGACATCTTCCATGGGGGCAAGAAACAGGGGTTGATTTGGCAGTTCAATAGGACCGATATTCATTACTATAAAATGGTTTTGGCTTAATTTTAAACCAAAGATACAGCTTTTCAGAAGGATTTATAAGCTTGCGCTCGGTATAAAAAGATTAGATAGTCTATTCAACGGTCATTTGTTCGAAAACTATAAAGCCCCGGTTTATCTTTCGCTATGAATTCATATAACTTACCTTTAGCCATTTCCCTCTTTTAGGCTTATATTTTCAGCCCACTTACTCACTCATAAAAAAACTAATTCTAATAAGGGAAAACTTAATATGTCACTTGGAATTAACAGTATCGAAGAACTTCTTGGAGACGAAGCTTCGGATCTTCTCAACCACAAATGCAAGACTATTGGTAAGGATCAACTTGTAACACCAACAGCCAATTACGTTGATGATGTTTGGTACCATTCTGACCGAAATAACCGGGTGTTGCAAAACCTTCAAAGACTTTTAAATAACGGACGCTTAGGCGGAACCGGATATGTATCCATTCTTCCGGTAGATCAGGGTATTGAACACTCAGCCGGTGCCTCATTCGCAAAAAATCCCGATTACTTTGATCCGGATCATATCGTGAACCTGGCTATGGAAGCAGGATGTAATGCCGTTGCTTCTACTTTTGGAGCCTTAGCTTCTGTATCCCGAAAATATGCTCACAAAATTCCCTTTGTGGTTAAGATTAACCATAATGAGCTGTTGACTTATCCAAACAACTACGATCAGATTATGTTTGGAACCATCGATCAGGCTTATGATATGGGTGCCGCTGCTGTTGGTGCAACCATTTATTTCGGCTCCGAAGAATCAAACCGACAAATTCAGGAAGTAGCTCAGGCTTTTGCCTACGCTCACGAACTCGGAATGGCTACTATTTTGTGGTGCTATACCCGAAACTCAGCCTTTAAAGTAGATGGTGTTGACTATCATTCTTCGGCAGATTTGACCGGACAGGCTAACCACATCGGTACTACGCTGGGAGCTGATATCATCAAGCAGAAGCAGCCGACTAACAACGGCGGATACAAAGCGCTGAACTCCGGCGATTCCAGCTATGGTAAACTGGACGAGCGTATCTATACCGAATTATCATCTGATCACCCTATTGACTTGACCCGCTACCAGGTAGCGAACTGCTTTATGGGACGTGCCGGATTGATTAACTCAGGCGGTGCTTCCGGTTCCAACGACTTTGCTGATGCGGTTAAAACAGCAATCATCAACAAGAGAGCCGGTGGTATGGGACTTATTAGTGGACGTAAAGCATTCCAGCGTCCACTGAAAGAAGGGGTGAAACTATTGAATATGATTCAGGACGTTTACCTGAATGATGAAATCACCCTCGCCTGATCGTGCATAATAATTACAGCCTTGCAGGGTTACCCTGTAAGGCTTTTTTTATTCAAGCCCATCTTTACCTAAAATTTTTTAATTGAGTTCTGAATCCGTAAATATCAGCCAGCCGCAATCCCTGATTTCCAGGAAGTACCTGATTATTTCCATATTATTGAGTCTTGCTACCATGGCGGGGGTTATTTATTGGACGTACACCCCCGGGGTTTTAGAGTTTCTATCCAAAAGCAGGCTGCCGGGACTGATTATCGCCCTCGTTGTTTCTTTGTTAAGGGTTTGGTTTTCAGCGGCTAAAATCCGGTTTCTTTCTGAAAAGAAATTAGATTGGTATGCTTCGGTTCGGGTTGTATTAGCCTGGGATTTTACCTCCGCTGTGACACCCTCAACCATTGGCGGGGCTCCTATGGCAACCTATGCCATGACCAAAGAAGGACTTAAGCTCGGAGATTCAGGTGCTATTATTCTCTATGGTGTATTGCTCGATCAAATCTGGTTTGCCCTCGCCATTCCGATTCTGCTGATTTCCGGCATTTTCTATGAAGTAGTTCCCCCTGAAATTGGTTTGGTAGGGGATGTTTCAATGGGATTACTTTATGTGGGATTGTTAAGTTATGCTGGCTTGCTTGCCTATGGCGTTTTGGTAAATCCCACTGCCATTAAAAGGGTCGTGAAGTATGTGTTCAAGCTGCCTGTGCTCCGGAGGATGGGAGATAAGGTGGAAGAAGAAGCGGAAAATCTTGAAGAGTATGCTCAGCAGTTGGGGCAGAAACCATTAAGTTTTTTGTTGAAGGCTTTCTTCCTTTCAACGATGTCGTGGTTGGCCAGAATTGCGTTGCCTACAATCGTGGTATTGAGCCTGCTGCCGGCGCCTGAAGTACTTTCGGTGCTGAGGAGCCTGGCAATGAACCTGGCATTTTTGGTAGTCCCTACTCCTGGTGGAAGTGGAGGAGTTGAAGGACTCTTCGTGCTGTTCCAGGGACCTTTGATTTCGAGAGAAGGGTTTATCGGGCTTGCTGTATTCCTGTGGAGGATCATCAGCTATTACATTAGTATTGGGTTGGGGATGATGGCTACAACCTGGTATGTGAATCAAAAAGTTGTTGAAATTAAAGCGCAGGATTAACCCATGGCCAAGGTGAAAACGCAATATGAATGTTCCAGCTGCGGATACATATCACCAAAATGGAATGGAAGCTGCCCATCGTGCGGAGAGTGGAATACCTTTGTTGAAAAAACGGTAAGTAAGAACAAATCCTCATCCGGTCACAAAGCCAAAGTAGAAGGATTGGACTCATCTGCTGCTCCTCAAAAATTGGATGAGGTAGAAACTTCCGAAAAGAGTCGCTTTAAAAGTAATATTACAGAGCTGGACAGGGTACTGGGCGGTGGTTTCTTACCCGGATCTTACGTGCTTATTGGGGGTGAGCCTGGGGTGGGGAAAAGTACACTCACCCTTCAGATTGCCAAGGCAAATCCTGATTTAACCATTTTATATTGTGCCGGAGAGGAATCGGCCGGGCAGATAAAACAGCGGGCAGCACGGCTGGGTGTGGAATCCGACAAGTTGCTGATCTACAATGAAACCCAGGTCGATAACATCATCGCCGAAGCGCAAAAGATGAAGCCGGACTTACTGATTGTGGATTCCATTCAAACAGTGTATCGAACCGAACTATCGAGTATGCCGGGGAGCATTCAACAGGTGAAAGAATGCGCGGCTTTGTTTCAGCAACTGGCTAAGAAAAAGGATATTACAACCCTGGTGATTGGACATGTTACCAAAGAAGGAGACATAGCGGGCCCGAGAGTGCTGGAGCATATGGTAGATACCGTGCTTCAGTTTGAAGGAGATAAGCAATATACCTACCGGTTACTGCGAAGCCTGAAAAACCGTTTTGGAGCTGCTCAGGAAGTGGGCGTCTTTGAGATGAAATCGGATGGGCTCATTGAAGTTTCTAATCCTTCCGAACTGTTTATATCTGACAAAACAGCCGGGGTAAGCGGAAATGCGGTTGTGTGCACCATGGAAGGAACACGTCCGCTTTTGATTGAAGTACAAGCACTTGTAACTCCATCGTCGTACGGTTCACCCCAACGAACAGCAAATGGTTTTGACCGAAACAGGCTCGCCTTATTGCTCGCCGTTTTGGAAAAGAGAGTGGGGAAGAATTTTTCCAATCACGATGTGTATTTAAATATTGCCGGAGGATTCAGGCTTAACGACCCGGCTGGTGATTTAGGAGTATGCTGTGCATTGGTGTCCAGTTTAATGGATGAAGCGGTTTCTCAAAATATGGCGTTTATAGGCGAGGTGGGTTTGGGAGGAGAAATCCGAACGGTACCTCACCTTGAGCAGCGCGAGAAAGAGGCCAAAAAATTGGGGTACAAACAAGTGATCTTACCCGGCTCAAAAGAGAGAGAAGGGGTTCGATACGTACATCAGGCCATAAAAAAAGCCCTCGGTTAAAAACCTGAGGGCTCAAATGAGTTAACTTCGTTTAGAAGTTGTCGCGCTGGCGACGTCGTTGTTCACGTTTCGCTTTTTTCAAAGCTTCGCGTCGCTCAACAGATGGCTTCGTATACTGTTGACGATCTTTGTATTCATTAAGAACACGTGATCTTGTTACCAGTTTCTTGAAGCGATTAATTGCGCGGTCAACACTTTCGTTGTCTTTAACTTCGACTCCTAACATGAAGTATCACATCCTTTCGTTTAATTTGTTTCCCTTAATTGGGAGCACCAAATATACACACTCATACCGAGAATTGGAAGTATCTTGCGTATATCAATCCACCTTTCTGTTTATGATGTATTTTTCAGGTATTTCAGACCCCAAAACACCAATACCGAACAGCGCATAATCATATTTTGCCGGATCTTCAGGGTCTAAAAACTTCAACCTTGCATTCAACTCGAGCACCGATTTCCAGTCGTTTTGCTTTCTGGATAATAACCCCAGTTT
This genomic window contains:
- a CDS encoding lysylphosphatidylglycerol synthase transmembrane domain-containing protein, coding for MSSESVNISQPQSLISRKYLIISILLSLATMAGVIYWTYTPGVLEFLSKSRLPGLIIALVVSLLRVWFSAAKIRFLSEKKLDWYASVRVVLAWDFTSAVTPSTIGGAPMATYAMTKEGLKLGDSGAIILYGVLLDQIWFALAIPILLISGIFYEVVPPEIGLVGDVSMGLLYVGLLSYAGLLAYGVLVNPTAIKRVVKYVFKLPVLRRMGDKVEEEAENLEEYAQQLGQKPLSFLLKAFFLSTMSWLARIALPTIVVLSLLPAPEVLSVLRSLAMNLAFLVVPTPGGSGGVEGLFVLFQGPLISREGFIGLAVFLWRIISYYISIGLGMMATTWYVNQKVVEIKAQD
- the serS gene encoding serine--tRNA ligase, with the translated sequence MLDINFIKENRELVEKAIINKGEKDTSVVEKVLAVDEDWRSKVHEGDLLRSESNTKAKEIGKLMGQGKKEEAQEIIKKTSQMKERIKEIEEEVKELREKRDDMLLRIPNVPHPSVPVGATEDDNETFKTWGEPNENDWRKPHWELTERHGWVDFERGVKVTGAGFPFYVGGVAQLQRALINYFINEAGKAGYTELQAPYFVNEDSARGTGQIPDKEDMMYVIPRDEFFTIPTAEVPVTNFHRDEIIELKELPLKYVCHTPCWRREAGSYGKDVRGLNRLHQFDKVELVKIVKPEDSYDELESLREHAEKLLEALELPYRTLLMCTGDMGFTQSKKYDIEVWSPGQQRWLEVSSCSNFESFQARRMQLRYRKDENEIETLHTLNGSGLALPRVVSAILEAYQEENGKVRVPEVLKPFIGRDYL
- a CDS encoding class I fructose-bisphosphate aldolase; amino-acid sequence: MSLGINSIEELLGDEASDLLNHKCKTIGKDQLVTPTANYVDDVWYHSDRNNRVLQNLQRLLNNGRLGGTGYVSILPVDQGIEHSAGASFAKNPDYFDPDHIVNLAMEAGCNAVASTFGALASVSRKYAHKIPFVVKINHNELLTYPNNYDQIMFGTIDQAYDMGAAAVGATIYFGSEESNRQIQEVAQAFAYAHELGMATILWCYTRNSAFKVDGVDYHSSADLTGQANHIGTTLGADIIKQKQPTNNGGYKALNSGDSSYGKLDERIYTELSSDHPIDLTRYQVANCFMGRAGLINSGGASGSNDFADAVKTAIINKRAGGMGLISGRKAFQRPLKEGVKLLNMIQDVYLNDEITLA
- the radA gene encoding DNA repair protein RadA, giving the protein MAKVKTQYECSSCGYISPKWNGSCPSCGEWNTFVEKTVSKNKSSSGHKAKVEGLDSSAAPQKLDEVETSEKSRFKSNITELDRVLGGGFLPGSYVLIGGEPGVGKSTLTLQIAKANPDLTILYCAGEESAGQIKQRAARLGVESDKLLIYNETQVDNIIAEAQKMKPDLLIVDSIQTVYRTELSSMPGSIQQVKECAALFQQLAKKKDITTLVIGHVTKEGDIAGPRVLEHMVDTVLQFEGDKQYTYRLLRSLKNRFGAAQEVGVFEMKSDGLIEVSNPSELFISDKTAGVSGNAVVCTMEGTRPLLIEVQALVTPSSYGSPQRTANGFDRNRLALLLAVLEKRVGKNFSNHDVYLNIAGGFRLNDPAGDLGVCCALVSSLMDEAVSQNMAFIGEVGLGGEIRTVPHLEQREKEAKKLGYKQVILPGSKEREGVRYVHQAIKKALG
- the rpsU gene encoding 30S ribosomal protein S21, translating into MLGVEVKDNESVDRAINRFKKLVTRSRVLNEYKDRQQYTKPSVERREALKKAKREQRRRQRDNF
- the dusB gene encoding tRNA dihydrouridine synthase DusB codes for the protein MNIGPIELPNQPLFLAPMEDVTDSPFRQLCRRKGADIVFTEFISSEAIIRASDIAMQKMDFEEMERPFGVQIFGGREEAMEGAAKVAVDQNPDLVDINFGCPVYKIVKKGAGAGCLKDLAMMERMAGTVVDAVQDRPVTVKTRLGWDDNTIKIQEVALMLQKLGVKALTVHARTRSQKYKGDARWDWLKKLKNTPGLEIPIIGNGDVTSPELAKKMFEETGVDGVMIGRGAIGNPWIFEQTRHYLETGELLPEPTVRQRVELCAEQLRLSVQQHGERYGVIIMKKHYGQYLKGVRNGKNLRMQLMEHDEMDPILELLLNFDETEIHAVA